taactataaaataattatttaaacccAAAAATCTAAACTCAAAATTATCACTAATCTAAAATGAACTCAATTTTGATTTGACAGACTTCCAAACTCTATTATTTGGATGTTATTTGAGATCAAACTGTAGCTATGAAAGTAATAGTCTTAAGTATCATAATAATTCACTAGAGAATCTCATGTGTGGAGTTATTTTTTaagtatattatttaatttgtataaaaaaatttgaagtagaaaatGGTAAaaggatttttcaaaattaagtaaattgattcGTCCGTTTGTGAGTAATTATAATAAGTGAACAATTTCAGacaattaattattttgttaatgtCTTCTatcaattgtacataatttttattagtataataatagatttaacttttaatgtttacatattttgtcattttaattttaattttaaaaattcaacaaattcatCCTCAATATGTACACATTTAGAAAACGTTGCAAGATAAAATTGTTAAATTAAAGTCAAattgacaaaatatgtaaactttgaaagctaaatttattattatatcaatcgAACTCATGTACAatggataaaaatattaatttcatgATTAATTATCTTTAGTTGCTCACTTTCAAAACTGTTAAGATTAAATTATCCTATTTTTTCAAAAGACTAATTTgctcaatttcaaaattaaaagggactaaaatgaattttaccaaaaatacaataaaataattgattttaaatttaatgCATAAAAATCGAGCTCCTAAATTTCTAAACTTTAAAAACAAAAAGACTCTTTAGATAAAATTCAAATCTCAATTTATCGATTAAGTCTTAACTCGATTAGTATAAACACTGTTGCCAATGTAAAAGGCTGAAGCGCTAATCTCATATTTATGAGTTGAAAAAAGATTAAGAGTAATTCTCCAGATtatgttaaaaaaaataaatatgatcgaaatctataatgaaattattaaaaaataaaataaagtttcaACCTCGAGCTTGGCTTATGTCGGAGTAGAACAATAGAGCATAACCTATCGTGGAGAGGGGAATAAGCTGGATCACCAGCATGTATCATAAACTTGGTTATAGGCATTTTCGATTGACAAAAGTACGAGATGAACGTATCTGTGTTGAACATGCTACAGTCGCAATCAAGTTCGGAATCAAATTTTCGAAGTTCAATGCCCATGACATTGCAAAAGGATAAAATAAATGGGCATTGGTACTGTTACAAAATGTTATTACTTTAAAATCTCCCTCTGCCTCTAAAACCACCACCATGGCCACCGCCCCTAAAACCACCCCTGCCACCTCTAGGAGCACCCCTTCCACGGAATCCACCACCTCCACCACGACCACCGCCTCTACCGCCACCTCTGCCTCCTCCACGACCACCTCTTCCACCAACTTGTGCTTGCCCCCTACAAAATTACATCATGTGATATTATGTACCATAACCAATTATATAAACTCCAGCAAACTAACAATTTCACATCAAAAGATAAATTAAATTGAAGCATATGAGGATGGCAACAGATCGGAAACCAGAACTTGACTTGAATCTAGCTCCCAAGAACAGACCCCTGAAACAAAGAACTCCTCCCAATCTGTAAACTTAAACACCATTTCCAAAAATCTACCAACTAaaccaaatatattaaaaaaaaaagttaaagaaTTAAAAGAGGGGGTACTTTAGTAAAAATATTGAGTCGAGGCAAGGTGGATTTTATCTAAAACCGCCCCCAATATGCCCTGAAAATTTCAGCCAAGTAACTAACTTGCCTAGCCTCTGAACTTGATTGTCAGATAAAAGAAAGACCTATAAGGTGAGGTTGAAACTTGAAAAGTTGGGTTATTTATCCTCATATATGTTCGGGGCAATGTGGATTTTATCTAGAACCACTCCCAACCTGCCCTGAAAATTTCAGCTAAGAAACCAACATGCCTAGCCTCCGAACTCGATTGTCAGATAAAAGAAAGCCCTATAGGGTGAGGTTGAAACCCAAAAAGTTCGCTTGTTTCTCCCATATAAGTTCGTGGCAAGGTGGATTTTATCTAGAACTGCCCCACAACTTGTCCCGAAAATTTCAGATAAGAAACCAACATGCCTAGCCTCCGAACTGGATTGTGAGATAACAAAAGACTTACAGGGGGAGGTTGAAACCCAAAAATTTCGGTTTTTTCCCCATGCAAGTTTGGTTGAAACTCGACAAGTTTGGTTAGATCATCTGATAAAATAAATCAAAGCAAAGCAATTTTGTGACAGTAAATGAAAGAATATAAGGAAAAGCAAACATACTTTGGTTGTGGAAGAAATCTAGCAAGAGGCAAAAGTTTGCTCGGGTCAATATAGAACTTATCACCCGCAGTGTACGAGGTCGCTACAATACCTTCCAACAGCTTGATTGAAAAATACTGCAACAAGCAAGAAAGCAAATAAACCAACATGCATATGAAAGTCCAGAACATTTAAGAACAATGCATTGAAAACTAGCATCAGAACTCACAGATTCGTTGATAGGACCGAAGATTTCATCGACTTTCCCAATCTGGGTCTTGTTTTGCAGATAtatgttagcattaaagaaaggTATTTTCTCATTACTCAGCTTTGTCACTGCATCACCCTCACAAGCATGAAGGAATGTAGATACCTCTGCACAAATAACAAACAAAAGAAAGTCAAATTATTGCCCAGATTGTTCGTTAAGTCAAATTATTGCCCAGATTGTTCGTTGTTGTTTAAGTATGGTGTATTGACACCCGTATCGGACATATTTTCAGACACAAATTTCAAAACGCAATCCTACAAGTGAAGGTTCTTTTAAGAAATTAGACATACCAATGTCCGATATAATTGTATCTTACACTCACACTCAAGTTCGagtaacaaaacaaaataatatcTTTTACTGCTAAGTAACCAAAATAATAACTTGCACTCACATCCGAGCTCTTATTTGCAATAAAACCACTGCTTTTATCCCTAATTTtgcaattaaatttaattttctaaGCATCCAACAAGATATGTGTGTGTATAGACAAAGCAAAGGGCAATGGAAGAAAAACCGTAAATAAAAAATGTTACTACCTAGTACTTACTCCTCACTGCATCAAAATGGGGTTTCTTTTATTGTTCCTCTCATTTTCTTAGCATCCAAACAAGAAAACCAAAATAACAATTACCACAAAGGGGTAAAAAAAACACTAACCCACTACTTCAGCAGGAGGGCCTTCATCACGAAACCCACCGCCACCACGTCCACCACCGCGACCAAAGCCTCCTCGGCCACCTCCTCTCCCTCTGCCACCGTCCCTGCCGCCACGGAAACCTCCGCCTCCTCTCGGTGGTCGCATGGATTTTGCCTTTTTATCACACTCTCTGTTCGGCTTCTCCGAGGTGAGGCTTCCAAGTGTTTTTTCTTCTGAAAGGGTTTATACTTGGAGTAGTAAAAATTTGTAAGAAACAGGAGAAGTAGGGTTTTGCAGTTTCTTAGTATATTAAATTACTAAACTATCCTTTTAGTTAAAAGCATGTGCATTCATGAGCAGAAATTTGtctgaatttatttttataaattttttactcAATTTTATAGGATTATTTTTActcaatttaaaacatattttaattatcatgATGGAGTGTGATTTTTAGAGGTAGTAAATCTTAATAGTAGAGtgataatttcataataaaatattaatataaataattaaaatataatattttaaatataaataattaaaatataatatgagatAAATGTagtgattatttttataatttatttattaatataatatgcttcaataattaaattaaaataaaatcttttgATAAACTTTTGTAGTGCTGAAttcctcaagttttgaatttatatttttaaattatttgatatttttaacaattatttattttactgATTTGAACTTGTTAATATACTCGtagttctaaaaataaaataaaatttatttcaaattatattttaaaaataaaataaaattgcctTAAACATTTTCAAGACGGTGAACTACAAGTTCATTGGCTTGATCACATTCAAGGTAAAAATACAGTGTAATTGCTTATTTGAAcctctaattttataaaataaagttATTTAGTTTTCCGtttaatttttcatttgttttaGTACTTAAACTTGAATTGTTTATTAAGTCACCTAAAtatgaatgaaaaaaataatattttattaattttattgatgtgACATACGCGTGAAGGGTTAAAATGAAGAACTAAAatgatctttctttttttttttgtaaaattagagTGCCAAATAAGTCATTTACCTCAAAGTACCATAGAGGTCTCTATACTAGGACTCAAATTGTATTTTTGCCCCCTTTACTTAAAAAAAGGGCAAATTAATCCTTGTATCTTATGCTAAGGAGCAAATTAATCctttctgttaaagatttaatCTATTTCTTCTATTAAAGATTGATGTAGTTCATAGAAAAATCTGACAGTTACACGTCATATGTATAAAAACCAATTTTTAGCAATAGTTATGAATGATTTTTTTAATAGAATtgtcaatttgctctttgatctaatttACGAGTACTATTTTACACATTGTTTTAGTAGAGGGGTAGAATGCAATTTGACTTCTAGTATAATGGccttcatggtacttttaccaacACTTTGATTactaaatttttcaaatttttttttaaagtgtaACAAGTATAATATAATTACAAATACAAGTCTGAGTAACCACAAGTATCAAACTATTACAAATGAACTATCCGAGTAATCACTGAATAGAATCAAACTATTACAGCACAATATTAACAAACTAAAAATTGATACGATCCTAACTAACCCCAACAAACTAAGATTATCTAGACTAAAACTTCCATACATGATGAGCTAAAAAATCTACGCATATAATTGCACATAATAAGCCTCGAATCTAAATACCAATACCTAGAGCCTCCGTCTTTGATAACTAAGCTAAGACCTCATTGTATTTTTATAATCACTAATATTATCTATTTATTACATATCAAACTATTTGACCAATGCTCGAatatttttgaacaatttaaattttttaaacttaTCTTTTCcctttatattttcattttcttaaaaaatttgtattaaaacaaaatttagtACAAATGATGgactttgaaattttttcaatacatagaatattttaaaatctttCTTTGATAGacgtaaaaataaaataaaattattatcttcttcttttattttacaacTTGATTTTTTGTATATTTCAATAGATTATTCGTAAgtattatatatacataatatttttaatttattcaaaaataagttttttaataatttcattatagttttgattatatctattatttttaacacaatgTCTAAAACTACCTATAGCCCTTcttcaacccataaataggaggataatgtacTTCAGCGCACTCGAACCCATGTTCTCTaggggtgttcaatcggttaaATGACTCAAACTACCATTAATTAAATTAACCGACCCCTTTAAACCTTTAATCTTTAACTAAACCAATcttgttaaaaaataaattaaccaaaccgaattttttcggttaattcgatcggttaaccgaattaattaaaattttatatttttatttttggttaaaacaaatataaaacataaaaaaattaaccgaattaactgatCGATTAATTTGTACttccaaaaaattaaccgaactAACAAACCCTGGCATAATACTTATAtgctataatattatttattaagatCAGTTAATTTGGTTAATCGACctatttcaaattaaattaactgttaactaaacttccaaaaaattattaacttATCCCCAACCGAACTAATTCGATTAACTGAATTAACTCAACTTTACCCAAAATTTACACACCCCTAACGTTCTCCTACATTAACCACAATGTCTGTTATTATACATAAAACAAATTTTATATGTACAGAATTCTATACGTTCATTATTATATTTGCAAAATATATGAAAGACAGATTTAAAAGAAATTTACTTTCAATTAAcatcataaattaaaaaattaaaatgtcaattaaaatttattattaaagatATAACTTAAAtctttgttaaaaataaaatagaaattaaatctATAGATTGTTTTCACTttgttcatttttctttctttttaatgaaTATGGTTTTAGTTGAAGAAAAATATTAAGtacataaatattattttatttaataaaaaattaatttatcattACTTCATAATGTATACCAAACCAAACTTTCCTGAGAAATACATTTCAAAGAATGTCACATTCCTATGATAACATGAATAACACCaaacactaaataaaaataattgattAAATCAGAAAGCTTCTGAATTATGGATTCAATCACCTCTAGAAGGAAGGCAAACTGTAGGATATTAACCTTAACCCAATCCAACCAAAATAGTAATATACTAAATGAATATATGGCAAATTCTTATAAACTTTTGAGTTGTTATAAATATACAGATTATCAAGTATATGAAAGTATTGGCATATTTCCTCAGGTGAAAGATTTTCACTGCACATTTACTTGCAGCCATTAATGATATCTCTCAATAAAATAAAAGACAGCTTACCATCAAATTTATGCTTATAACAGAAAAACTGCTCAAGGAATTTTAACTCATTTCTTCAATTTCTCACTTATGCATTTCTTTTTTCAAGTTTTCCCCTTTTTACATTCACATATGAGAAGATTATATAGAAGAATTGACCGAACTCGAGACGAAAGATACTCGGTGGCTTTCAAACCATgaactcattttcttttttctttttttggtttaAGTCAGAATGTACAGACCGGGATTAGCGAACTGTCCGACCATAACAAATTGATGCAATGTATAGGTTTTTTGCCCATTTTTCCTGTAACATTAAAATCCAAACCAATGATCAATCATCATATGGATGTTAAAAGGATATCGAGGTGCGAAAATAAGGTATACCCACCTTTACATGGGTGCTGGGAAAGGCAGTTGTACGGAGCGTTTCCTGAGTATCATCTGTTGTTTTTCGTTTTGGAATGCTAAGTATGAAGGCAGCTTGATCCACAGTTGCAGCCATTGATGTTATTCTGTAACCGCTCTCCCATCGCCGGTGTATTCCTTCACTTGGATATAAGAAGTCGAGCTCCACAACCTTGAATGGTTGAAATAAATGCAAAACAACACGTAAGTAGATACTTAGGAAATGGAGGACAGTGGAAAACTGAAGATACATGTAAAGATCAAAAGAAAGGAATACCTGATCAGAGAATCCAGCGTTCCTTGACATTACCACACCCCAGCGAGTCCCAGCAGTTGtcatcgatgttacataaaagCCTTCTTTCCACTTCTTATTTATCCACTTGAACGGAAAAGATTCGCTCACCTTGTAGGATTGCTGGGTGTAAGGAGTCCCTACGAAGTCACAGAAAATCAATAATAGCTTAGTGATTAGATGGTCAATATAATTTACATGCTTTCAATATATATGAATCTCGGGCAAGCTCGGAGCATATTGCTTTCACTGATCTCATCTGCAACCCACAAGCTTGACATTAGTTTCTTTCTAAAGGTTAATtgctgcaaataagccctaaaaACTAATGGTTTTTGCCTTTTTGAAACCAAGGAGTCAGTTCTAGCCTTTAGGAGGAAACATAAACTGTAGACTATTTCATATTCACATCAGTACTATATTTAATCTCAATAAGATGTGATCGTGTATGACTGCTATGTTGCTTCGACTCGTCATTTTTCTTTTAAGTACCTGTGTCGTACACCTTTGGACATGAGTATGGGATACGACCCTCTAAAGACCCTTCAAATTAAGCATACCACTTTGGATATAACATAGTATGACTTCAGCATTATGGCAGCAGGTTTAGGAAGAAGAGCATAAAATTTGACGAGTCTTTAACACTGGGattcattaataaattttaatatatgaatttatctGTGCATGACAGTGGTCTCAGCAAACTCAATGACACTGCTAAAAAGGTAAAAGTTTTCTAGTTTCAAAGTCATCTAAAAAGAAATATATTTAGTATGTAATGACCAACCTTTCGACATAACAACCAAGGAACTCTCGTTATTTGCCCCAGCTACTGAAGTAATATAGTAGTTCTTTTCCCACTGCTCCATAATCCAATCCTGATAAAATCGAGTTGATATTAGAAGTCCAAAGTAAAAAAGGCGCATAAAGCAAGAATAAAAATGACACCAATTAGGCCTTAGAATGATCACCTTGTGTAGAAATACGGTTGACAATTCATAAACCTGGGAAGAGAAACCAGTTCCCGCATCCATGATCAGGGCCCAGAGATTAGCTGCCGAAGCCACGCAACTAATAAACAAACCATCTTCATTACCCTTACTCACATGTTGGCTCAATCTCAAATCCGCTACATTGTAGTGATATCTACAAGATTGGTATAAAGCTAAAGGTCAGATGGACACCGATTGAGAACATACTGAAGATGAGCGAACTCTAGGCAAAAACAAACATTAAGCATCATAGTTTAATATCTCGCATTTCATGGAAAGAGGCATGCACCGGAAAACAAACATCAAGAAGTAGCAATCAAATTTTAATGGATCACATGCAAACTTTGAAATGAGTACTGGGTCTTTTGTCATTTACTTTAGTTTTGGCCAGTCACTGTAAAAGTTTAATCATCAAAGACAAGACACCAATAATGAAAGTTGTTAAGCATCGATTGAATCTAAAACCGATTGAAAATAGGTGGGGGAATCCAACTTGAGTATAAGACCACAGCATACCCAAGACTTTTAACAGATGTAGGATAACAGAACTTAATACTCCCCCCTAAATGCAGCTAACAAGGGGCCACATGTGGAAAGCCAGGTGGGGTAAGTTAACCTCACATGGGGATAGGCCGGAAACAGAAAACCAAGGATCCGATACCATGCCAAGAGTCAACCATAAAACTATTTGGCAATAGGAGGAAGGGCCCGACTTGAATATAAGATCATACAACAAACATTAAGGattggagataaaataaaatatttgagcaTTTCACAACAATAAGTAGTAGAAATGGATACTATATTTAACAAGAAATGCAATTTTACCTTTGCTTCATAGGGCGATGAGCATTGTAAATCGAAATCCACTGAGTAGCAGCATTACCTATTCGTACTTTTTTCTTAGGTTGCTCATCTTCTTCCAAGTTAATGAGTATTCTTCCCCTCTTTTGCCCAATCTATTTATACAAAAGGAAACCAAGAAAAAGTTTTTTAATTGAACAACCTATCGAACTGGTTTAATTGTGGGAAAAGGCATAACAACCACCTTAAGAGCTCCGTCAATTCTAATTGGTTGCAATGGTGTGCATGGTTCAATTAGGCTTTCAAAGAAGGATATGAGCTTGGCATAATTGGGCTCCTCGTTGAACTTCATATTTGAAACAGCTTCGAGGAACTGCTTAAATGGTGCAGGACAAAAGCAACACATCAACTCGGGTGAAGTGGCCATCTTTTTCTTGCAAACCAGAAAACTCTTGTTATCCCCCTGTGAAGCCCCAAAAAAAGCAGGATGGTAAAGAGGAATGAAGTATACCAGATTAGGTAAATCCATAATCGAAACAATGAAACAAACCTGATAACCCTGCCATGGTAACCGCCCTTTTAGAAGAAATAACAATGTGTATGCCAAAGACTCGAGGTCATCCCTACGACTTCCAGTCCGACCTAAATGTGCATGTACACTAGCATATCTAACTGTTCCCCTGACAAAAGAAATATTGAAGATATTAGCACCAAGTATAAGCAATACCCTCTTATGTTTAAAGCAAAAAGTCCACAAACCTGAATACATCAGGCCTCTGATCATAATCAACATGTTGACCTGAGCGTGCATCTTTCCATCTAGAAGCTGATCCAAGAACACAAGAGGCAGATAGCAATTAATACCATTAGCAAATAGCATTTATTCCAGCTCGGTTAAAAAACATGAGAGAAAATTATAATCTCGTAGAGAAATCTCCCATTGAAGAAGAAGAGAACACTATAAGCGCTCATGCTAAACACAGCACAAGGGAAGTTGGGACTGAGGATAACTTACCTAAACCAAGATCAATAAGATATAGCTTCTTCTCATCAGCTGATCCAGGTCGGCCTAGTAAAAAATTCTCAGGCTTCACATCCCCATGCACGAACCTTATTTCAAGCAGACAATAAACAATCAGCTGCAACAATGCAAAACGGAAGGATGAATTTAATGAAGTGCAGAAAGTTCAGATATGACATACCCTTTTAAATGAAGCTTTTCAAGAATTGATATTGCCTCCACTGCCACGCAGGCAACCATATTAGGAGACATCCTGTCATATTACACGTTACAAATATGAAAGTGTATTGTAGAATCATCTAGACGTGCCTCGAATATGTGCAACAAAGACAAAAGAGGAGGAATCTATTTCTTACGATTGTCCTAAAGAATTCCAAACATCCCAAAGACTAGGACCGAGCATATCCATCACctgaaaatttcattaattttCTTTAAGATGCATTAAGTATTTCGGGTGTTATGACACAAAGGAGCACAGAATAAAAGCTCACCAGAACGTAGAAGTCTCCTTGGATACCCTTGTGATGCACCCAAGGAACTCCATAGCACCCGTTTAGGGTACTTTGCATTTCGTAAGGACATCAAGAGAAaaaaagtaagaatttagaagctGCACTATATAGAAACAAAAGCTTGACTCAAAGTTTTAGGATTATAAATGCCATACTTGTACACTTGCCACTCATAAGGTGGACCATAGTTGCAACCTTTACTGTTTCGGTGCTCAAGTTTCAAGGCTACCTGTTATGAAAAAATCTCATGTCATCACATCCAAGTGGTTTGATCTGGAAAACCCTTAAGCATGGGAATGAATTTCTCGGACATACCTCAATTGCATCTGGTCCAGTTCTACCACTACCACCACTTACCCTTCGGCCAACATAAACCTGGCCAAAACCACCCTTTCCCAGTTTCCTTTCTACCTTATATACAGGAGAATTACCCACTTGTACCTGcaacaaataataaaaatggtatGCATTGAGAGAAACAACAAAATAACTACGTACGTTATAGTTGGTAAGAAAGTTAAAACACTGGTTCCCTCACTTTCATGAACAATAGAAGTAGAAATGATTATCCAATTAGTTGAAG
This is a stretch of genomic DNA from Gossypium arboreum isolate Shixiya-1 chromosome 11, ASM2569848v2, whole genome shotgun sequence. It encodes these proteins:
- the LOC108473893 gene encoding casein kinase 1-like protein HD16, with the protein product MPDLRSGARRSKRIDDLQPPPPPHPPHPQPVEQPENCVLLAQNRTRRRVGGRGRGNAAGVAKGPLAVVPTRPTAAGRGRGIRLIDLDPEPCQVLPGALPLVAAEPAAFNRVEVVADKDIAMEGRSGDKIVGVDEEASTAPVPERVQVGNSPVYKVERKLGKGGFGQVYVGRRVSGGSGRTGPDAIEVALKLEHRNSKGCNYGPPYEWQVYNTLNGCYGVPWVHHKGIQGDFYVLVMDMLGPSLWDVWNSLGQSMSPNMVACVAVEAISILEKLHLKGFVHGDVKPENFLLGRPGSADEKKLYLIDLGLASRWKDARSGQHVDYDQRPDVFRGTVRYASVHAHLGRTGSRRDDLESLAYTLLFLLKGRLPWQGYQGDNKSFLVCKKKMATSPELMCCFCPAPFKQFLEAVSNMKFNEEPNYAKLISFFESLIEPCTPLQPIRIDGALKIGQKRGRILINLEEDEQPKKKVRIGNAATQWISIYNAHRPMKQRYHYNVADLRLSQHVSKGNEDGLFISCVASAANLWALIMDAGTGFSSQVYELSTVFLHKDWIMEQWEKNYYITSVAGANNESSLVVMSKGTPYTQQSYKVSESFPFKWINKKWKEGFYVTSMTTAGTRWGVVMSRNAGFSDQVVELDFLYPSEGIHRRWESGYRITSMAATVDQAAFILSIPKRKTTDDTQETLRTTAFPSTHVKEKWAKNLYIASICYGRTVR
- the LOC108471208 gene encoding putative H/ACA ribonucleoprotein complex subunit 1-like protein 1, which translates into the protein MRPPRGGGGFRGGRDGGRGRGGGRGGFGRGGGRGGGGFRDEGPPAEVVEVSTFLHACEGDAVTKLSNEKIPFFNANIYLQNKTQIGKVDEIFGPINESYFSIKLLEGIVATSYTAGDKFYIDPSKLLPLARFLPQPKGQAQVGGRGGRGGGRGGGRGGGRGGGGGFRGRGAPRGGRGGFRGGGHGGGFRGRGRF